One genomic window of Corynebacterium pseudotuberculosis includes the following:
- a CDS encoding alpha-ketoglutarate-dependent dioxygenase AlkB, translating into MFMRVILKTRFDIATTFGWVPTLFDSYPVPRSPQLIRPGIVHLPGFLSFAEQRVMVEKARAVACRLAHTPLAMHQQQWKSGTMSAHLMSLGKHWEYSSHQYVSEWQGQEVPDIPNNFLTQAYEAFEQAVCLDSDLAPWASDYRIDAALVNYYPPGSGMGMHQDVFEESSAPVVSLSIGATAVFRAGNSENRNKPWQDVLLLSGDALVFGGPSRKIFHGIKRIDDATVPDNCGLERGRINITFRQVEL; encoded by the coding sequence ATGTTCATGCGCGTGATTCTAAAAACCAGGTTTGACATTGCTACTACATTTGGGTGGGTGCCTACGCTTTTCGATTCTTACCCAGTACCCAGATCTCCGCAGTTAATCAGGCCTGGAATCGTACATTTACCAGGCTTTCTTTCGTTCGCAGAACAGCGCGTAATGGTGGAGAAAGCGCGCGCGGTTGCGTGTCGATTAGCGCATACGCCTCTGGCGATGCATCAGCAACAATGGAAGAGCGGGACGATGAGCGCACATCTTATGTCTTTGGGAAAACACTGGGAATATAGCTCTCACCAGTATGTATCTGAATGGCAGGGGCAAGAAGTGCCCGATATCCCAAACAACTTTTTAACCCAAGCGTATGAGGCCTTCGAGCAAGCGGTTTGTCTCGACTCCGACCTGGCTCCGTGGGCTTCTGATTATCGCATCGATGCTGCCCTGGTGAACTACTATCCACCAGGCTCCGGGATGGGAATGCACCAGGATGTTTTTGAAGAATCCTCGGCTCCGGTTGTTTCACTATCCATAGGTGCCACAGCGGTGTTTCGCGCAGGAAATTCGGAAAATCGAAATAAACCCTGGCAAGACGTGCTGCTATTAAGCGGCGATGCACTTGTATTTGGTGGTCCTTCACGGAAGATATTTCACGGTATCAAGCGTATCGACGATGCCACTGTCCCGGATAATTGTGGGCTGGAAAGGGGACGGATCAATATAACTTTTAGGCAGGTAGAGCTGTAG